The Chloroflexia bacterium SDU3-3 genome has a segment encoding these proteins:
- a CDS encoding methylmalonyl-CoA mutase, whose protein sequence is MSDEHTPVKTVYRAEDGGTPQPDPGQYPFTRGIYPTMYKGRLWTMRQYAGFASARESNQRYRYLLTQGQTGLSVAFDLPTQLGLDSDDPRAEGEIGKVGVAIDSLEDMRTLFDGIPLDKVTTSMTINAPASVLLLLYQLVAEQQGVPSEKLGGTIQNDILKEYAARGTYIFPPKPSMRLITDTFAYCRDHIPGWNTISISGYHIREAGSTAAQEIAFTLADGIAYVEAAIRAGLDVDSFAPRLSFFFNAHNGFLQEVAKYRAARRMWATIMKERFGAKKPQSQMLRFHTQTAGSSLTAQQPLNNVVRTTIQALSAVLGGTQSLHTNSFDEALGLPTTESATLALRTQQIIAHESGVAETADPFAGSYAVEALTDELEREAYALIGQIDAMGGAVAAVEQGWVQEQIADAAYAYQQRVEGGQQVVVGMNRFASAEQAAPPIFTPNQAVAEEQAAALARIRAERDNVAMGAALDALRAAAQGSENVLYPMREALRSYATVGEVCGVLRAVWGEYHPEVRI, encoded by the coding sequence ATGAGCGATGAACATACCCCCGTGAAGACCGTCTACCGCGCCGAGGACGGCGGCACGCCGCAGCCGGACCCCGGCCAGTACCCCTTCACGCGCGGCATCTACCCCACGATGTACAAGGGCCGCCTGTGGACCATGCGCCAGTACGCCGGGTTCGCCTCGGCCCGCGAGAGCAACCAGCGCTACCGCTACCTGCTGACCCAGGGCCAGACCGGCCTCTCGGTGGCCTTCGACCTGCCCACCCAGCTGGGGCTTGACTCGGACGACCCGCGCGCCGAGGGCGAGATCGGCAAGGTCGGCGTGGCGATCGATAGCCTGGAGGACATGCGCACGCTGTTTGACGGCATCCCGCTGGACAAGGTGACGACCTCAATGACCATCAACGCCCCGGCCTCGGTGCTGCTGCTGCTGTACCAGCTGGTGGCCGAGCAGCAGGGCGTGCCCTCGGAGAAGCTAGGCGGCACCATCCAGAACGACATTCTGAAAGAGTACGCCGCGCGCGGCACCTACATCTTCCCGCCCAAGCCATCCATGCGGCTGATCACCGACACCTTCGCCTACTGCCGCGACCACATCCCCGGCTGGAACACCATCTCGATCTCGGGCTACCACATCCGCGAGGCGGGCAGCACGGCGGCGCAGGAGATCGCCTTCACGCTGGCCGACGGCATCGCCTACGTCGAGGCCGCCATCCGCGCCGGGCTGGATGTGGACAGCTTCGCACCGCGCCTATCGTTCTTCTTCAACGCCCACAACGGCTTCCTGCAGGAGGTGGCAAAATATCGGGCGGCGCGGCGCATGTGGGCCACGATCATGAAAGAGCGGTTTGGGGCCAAGAAGCCGCAGTCGCAGATGCTGCGCTTCCATACGCAGACGGCGGGGTCGAGCCTGACGGCCCAGCAGCCGCTGAACAACGTAGTGCGCACCACCATCCAGGCGCTGTCGGCGGTGCTGGGCGGCACGCAGTCGCTGCACACCAACAGCTTCGACGAGGCCCTGGGCCTGCCCACCACCGAGAGCGCCACCCTGGCGCTGCGCACCCAGCAGATCATCGCCCACGAGAGCGGCGTGGCCGAGACCGCCGATCCCTTCGCCGGATCCTACGCGGTGGAGGCGCTGACCGACGAGCTAGAGCGCGAGGCCTACGCCCTGATCGGCCAGATCGACGCGATGGGCGGCGCGGTGGCGGCGGTGGAGCAGGGCTGGGTGCAGGAGCAGATCGCCGACGCGGCCTACGCCTACCAGCAGCGCGTGGAGGGCGGGCAGCAGGTGGTGGTGGGCATGAATCGCTTCGCCAGCGCCGAGCAGGCCGCCCCGCCGATCTTCACGCCCAACCAGGCAGTGGCCGAGGAGCAGGCGGCGGCGCTGGCGCGGATCCGCGCCGAGCGCGACAACGTGGCCATGGGCGCGGCGCTCGATGCGCTGCGGGCTGCGGCGCAGGGCAGTGAGAACG